A single Rhinolophus ferrumequinum isolate MPI-CBG mRhiFer1 chromosome 12, mRhiFer1_v1.p, whole genome shotgun sequence DNA region contains:
- the LOC117032055 gene encoding spermatogenesis-associated protein 31A6-like → MENPLLSLRSFIDTWLSSSFTPCVTDAIFTFLCGVGLFLLLLTFFKSKPFLSPPKKRNIEKITPPVLSLRAQLQGSQIQRQSFHSANRALGEAPGKEIRTRILPRSRAQNAALSTGKRALPSYRNCLHELHEVQRLISLLRSHLERHTDKDSFHQGSCQDPPGKVCKAAPEGTHRSCGEPVEDAPPSASPLASSPALSEHRLPLAFAHSPSPRTFSVSVPVHSSLSALQPPEPFLPFFSPRPRAHSPSASCLPDSEARPPVPTASSDPLPAESALTLPQCDLMALPLGTVPQSSSPHTPWPASPVPRPTMSGLAHTSCRISTMSWWPAAAQALCLSTSSQCETQQEHLSHHAQEALLAGDPTDRQVEAGSPSLFSSGDQNVLDIQVTKRIKIKLWKETEKDGSCPKQKSPDYHLNSVGNMLKSLGAEQATKIPQHSWSLKSKPEQLPGTQQLSNPKVLGDCLQQQYNQLFWGLPSLHSESLVATAWISENPSALQSPSFLFNGILSACPIQLQAKASPQLSHSQPLSHLEFRSKPPVPSMLQFQASSLAQVQTQAHLQSSLPILSSSSPPQIGAHGVSCPTAQNKTHSLIPTEIQHPERPWLQEPLESGQALSSVGKRPQEVFSIFPSHITKDDPGVSILPENCPISPELRNQLEQHIQKWLIQHHWELPRKVQESLELGQLQGKLPGRCQAQDTHGPSGPSLFTGESSKDAQKMDFQLSQDMGQELGRILGNVPEDFSRGSEGSLVTFPGADSEDSETDWMFLRSDSGSDVLWSLDKNQENLLKGHLGRKLRQISEGFIPVSVRRSWLTVNHASAKSDTHMEPRMLGILKGWEPSVNTTHRVSFLSMDTRELLEAHIRRFRVRHRWGLPLKVLKFISVFKMKKAQLLPTQQFTFPFSASCVSGAQTIVNFAQVLGKAPQAHPGEKIITEESGPNLVRLLIGPSPVCEETQRVGRGTPLTDGHGPLKASLPRQEARPPSQSLTITWQSGTVEWTKQGSLQPSSSLPMARNRPSGKNGGRAPRDPCYRVTMKEMSLGSQSGRAKEDSEAVEAKLSPALHPESRVILGANVSTNPQNINAHLRSLGAPGTSKSVLFPRISVLQDPGEPCLHREVVSEYQPNMRLESENQPQDGATYKPVTPNNLASQVTHSQPQKVPTADRVASQVLCGVMEAQRGSLEQQEARISKQEDFWKKWSKMIAPTYKREDGRRPNSGKHAEGLKKLGTSQAKSTSPSAKIKRIIGSVDRKYLHWLPEKKDGPPHSCFGSRMRTMFQWIFPHKTLKGQDAPQKCKPKSATAQRQGPDKSRSIVDGETPKAQALMTAMGQFLDQKMAIHHERHAKNLNQHKEECRAPVCGCFCYHRLPFYPEQGRLRSHTACSHQANSSDQSCPIRDRHVRHRQSLKSVRFHNEQMGLSHFLSLSPKKTWSPVSPGHYGPRMPGAPGHHQHCLGICHFRGGVLPGHS, encoded by the exons CGTACAGAAATTGTCTGCATGAACTGCATGAAGTTCAGCGCCTGATTTCTCTTCTGCGAAG CCACCTGGAGAGACATACGGACAAGGACAGTTTTCACCAGGGCTCATGTCAAGACCCCCCTGGTAAGGTGTGCAAAGCAGCTCCTGAGGGAACCCACAGATCCTGCGGGGAGCCTGTGGAAGATGCTCCTCCTTCCGCGTCCCCGTTGGCTTCCTCACCTGCTCTGTCTGAACACCGCCTACCTCTGGCCTTCGCCCACTCACCAAGCCCGAGAACCTTCTCTGTTTCTGTTCCCGTCCACTCATCCCTGAGTGCCCTTCAGCCCCCAGAGCCTTTCCTGCCCTTTTTTTCACCCCGGCCACGTGCACATTCGCCTTCTGCCTCATGCCTGCCTGATTCAGAGGCCCGCCCTCCAGTTCCGACAGCCTCCTCTGACCCCCTACCAGCGGAATCTGCTCTGACTCTTCCTCAGTGTGACTTGATGGCACTGCCACTAGGCACCGTCCCCCAGAGCTCATCTCCACACACCCCTTGGCCGGCTTCTCCTGTCCCACGCCCAACCATGTCAGGCCTTGCTCACACAAGCTGTCGCATTTCGACCATGTCGTGGTGGCCGGCGGCTGCCCAAGCCTTGTGCCTCTCGACCTCATCGCAGTGTGAGACCCAGCAAGAGCACCTGTCCCACCACGCACAAGAGGCCTTGCTTGCGGGAGACCCCACAGACAGACAGGTAGAGGCTGGCAGCCCCTCTTTGTTCAGCTCTGGTGATCAGAATGTCCTGGACATACAAGTCACAAAGAGAATCAAGATAAAGCtttggaaggaaacagaaaaagacgGATCATGTCCAAAACAAAAGAGCCCAGACTACCACCTGAATTCTGTGGGGAATATGTTGAAATCACTAGGTGCTGAGCAGGCCACGAAAATCCCCCAACACTCCTGGAGCCTAAAAAGCAAACCAGAGCAACTGCCTGGTACTCAGCAGCTCTCAAATCCCAAGGTCTTGGGGGACTGTCTACAGCAGCAATATAACCAGCTTTTCTGGGGTCTCCCCTCTCTGCACAGTGAATCCCTGGTGGCTACTGCCTGGATCTCTGAGAACCCATCCGCGCTACAGTCTCCGTCTTTCTTATTCAATGGAATCTTGAGTGCCTGCCCAATTCAGCTGCAGGCTAAAGCATCTCCACAGCTTTCCCATTCCCAGCCCCTATCCCACCTGGAGTTCCGATCTAAACCCCCGGTTCCATCCATGCTGCAATTCCAGGCCTCATCTCTGGCTCAGGTCCAGACCCAGGCACATCTCCAGTCCTCTCTACCAATCCTTTCATCGTCATCTCCACCCCAGATCGGGGCCCATGGAGTATCTTGCCCAACAGCCCAGAATAAAACACACTCTCTCATCCCAACTGAGATTCAACATCCAGAACGGCCCTGGTTGCAGGAACCACTAGAAAGTGGGCAGGCCTTATCCTCTGTAGGCAAAAGACCTCAGGAAGTCTTTAGTATCTTCCCGTCCCACATTACAAAGGATGATCCGGGGGTCTCCATCCTTCCTGAGAATTGTCCCATCAGTCCTGAGCTCCGGAACCAACTGGAGCAACACATACAGAAGTGGCTTATCCAACACCACTGGGAGCTGCCCCGCAAGGTCCAAGAGTCCCTAGAACTAGGGCAGCTTCAGGGCAAATTACCAGGGAGGTGTCAGGCACAGGACACGCATGGACCCTCAGGGCCCTCCTTGTTCACAGGTGAAAGCAGCAAGGATGCACAGAAGATGGATTTCCAGCTAAGCCAGGACATGGGCCAGGAACTGGGGCGTATACTGGGGAACGTCCCAGAGGACTTCTCCAGGGGCTCAGAAGGCTCGCTAGTGACGTTTCCTGGGGCAGACTCTGAGGACTCAGAAACTGACTGGATGTTTTTGAGAAGTGACTCAGGAAGCGATGTGCTGTGGAGCTTagacaaaaatcaagaaaacctCCTGAAAGGCCATTTGGGCAGGAAGTTGAGGCAGATCAGCGAGGGTTTCATCCCTGTGAGTGTGCGTCGATCCTGGCTTACTGTCAACCACGCTTCTGCCAAGTCTGACACTCACATGGAACCCAGAATGCTGGGCATCTTGAAGGGCTGGGAACCCTCGGTGAACACCACCCACAGGGTTTCTTTCCTCAGTATGGACACTCGAGAGCTGCTAGAAGCACATATCAGAAGGTTTCGGGTAAGGCACAGGTGGGGCCTACCCCTCAAGGTCCTCAAGTTCATCAGtgtctttaagatgaaaaaggctCAACTCTTGCCCACTCAGCAGTTCACCTTTCCCTTCTCAGCCTCCTGTGTATCTGGGGCCCAGACCATCGTCAACTTTGCTCAGGTCCTGGGCAAAGCACCTCAGGCCCATCCAGGAGAGAAGATTATAACAGAAGAGTCGGGTCCCAACCTAGTGAGGCTGCTCATTGGCCCCTCACCTGTGTGCGAGGAAACGcagagggtgggcagagggaCCCCACTTACTGATGGCCATGGGCCCCTAAAGGCCTCTCTGCCTAGACAGGAAGCCAGGCCACCTTCTCAGTCCCTCACAATCACCTGGCAGAGTGGGACTGTGGAGTGGACCAAACAGGGCAGCCTGCAGCCCAGTTCAAGTTTACCAATGGCCAGGAATCGGCCAAGCGGGAAGAATGGGGGTCGAGCCCCACGAGACCCTTGCTATAGGGTAACAATGAAGGAGATGAGCTTAGGGTCCCAATCTGGGCGTGCCAAAGAGGACAGCGAGGCCGTGGAGGCCAAATTGTCCCCTGCTCTTCACCCAGAGTCTAGAGTCATCTTGGGAGCCAATGTGTCAACAAACCCCCAAAACATAAATGCACATTTGAGAAGTTTAGGGGCTCCAGGGACCAGCAAAAGTGTCCTATTCCCGAGAATATCTGTACTCCAGGATCCGGGAGAGCCATGCCTTCACAGAGAGGTTGTTAGTGAATATCAGCCCAACATGAGGTTAGAGTCAGAGAACCAGCCTCAAGATGGTGCCACATACAAACCCGTTACGCCCAACAACTTGGCTTCTCAGGTGACCCACAGCCAACCTCAGAAAGTGCCCACTGCAGACAGGGTAGCTTCCCAGGTGCTATGTGGCGTCATGGAAGCCCAAAGGGGCAGCCTAGAGCAGCAGGAGGCCAGGATCTCCAAACAGGAAGACTTTTGGAAGAAGTGGAGCAAGATGATTGCCCCTACCTACAAGAGAGAGGACGGTAGGAGGCCTAACTCAGGAAAACATGCAGAAGGGCTTAAAAAGTTGGGGACCTCTCAAGCCAAAAGTACAAGCCCCTCTGCCAAGATCAAACGAATAATAGGCTCTGTTGACAGGAAATACCTCCATTGGCTGCCAGAGAAAAAAGACGGCCCTCCACACAGCTGCTTCGGGAGCAGAATGAGGACCATGTTCCAGTGGATTTTCCCCCATAAAACCCTTAAAGGTCAGGATGCTCCGCAAAAATGTAAGCCCAAATCAGCCACTGCCCAGCGCCAAGGACCAGACAAAAGCCGATCTATTGTGGACGGCGAGACTCCGAAGGCTCAAGCGCTCATGACAGCTATGGGACAGTTTCTAGATCAGAAAATGGCCATTCACCATGAACGTCATGCGAAGAATTTAAATCAGCACAAAGAGGAATGCCGAGCCCCAGTATGTGGGTGTTTCTGCTACCACAGGCTTCCTTTCTACCCAGAGCAAGGGAGACTGAGGAGTCATACGGCCTGCAGTCACCAGGCCAACTCCAGTGACCAGAGTTGTCCCATCAGGGACAGACACGTCAGACACAGACAGTCCTTGAAAAGTGTCCGATTCCACAATGAGCAGATGGGCCTCAGTCACTTCTTATCCCTGTCCCCCAAGAAGACTTGGTCTCCAGTCAGTCCCGGTCACTATGGGCCAAGAATGCCAGGTGCTCCAGGCCACCATCAGCACTGCCTGGGGATTTGTCACTTCCGGGGAGGTGTCTTGCCTGGACATTCATAA